A section of the Phacochoerus africanus isolate WHEZ1 chromosome 4, ROS_Pafr_v1, whole genome shotgun sequence genome encodes:
- the CELF1 gene encoding CUGBP Elav-like family member 1 isoform X7, whose amino-acid sequence MAAFKLDFLPEMMVDHCSLNSSPVSKKMNGTLDHPDQPDLDAIKMFVGQVPRTWSEKDLRELFEQYGAVYEINVLRDRSQNPPQSKGCCFVTFYTRKAALEAQNALHNMKVLPGMHHPIQMKPADSEKNNVEDRKLFIGMISKKCTENDIRVMFSSFGQIEECRILRGPDGLSRGCAFVTFTTRAMAQTAIKAMHQAQTMEGCSSPMVVKFADTQKDKEQKRMAQQLQQQMQQISAASVWGNLAGLNTLGPQYLALLQQTASSGNLNTLSSLHPMGGLNAMQLQNLAALAAAASAAQNTPSGTNALTTSSSPLSVLTSSAGSSPSSSSSSSVNPIASLGALQTLAGATAGLNVSSLAGMAALNGGLGSSGLSNGTGSTMEALTQAYSGIQQYAAAALPTLYNQNLLTQQSIGAAGSQKEGPEGANLFIYHLPQEFGDQDLLQMFMPFGNVVSAKVFIDKQTNLSKCFGFVSYDNPVSAQAAIQSMNGFQIGMKRLKVQLKRSKNDSKPY is encoded by the exons ATGGCTGCGTTTAAATTGGATTTCCTTCCAGAAATGATGGTGGATCATTGCTCTTTGAATTCCAGTCCTGT cTCAAAGAAAATGAACGGCACCCTGGACCACCCAGACCAACCAGATCTTGATGCTATCAAGATGTTTGTGGGCCAGGTTCCGAGGACCTGGTCTGAGAAGGACTTGAGGGAACTCTTTGAACAGTATGGTGCTGTGTATGAAATCAACGTCCTAAGGGATAGGAGCCAAAACCCTCCTCAGAGCAAAG GGTGctgttttgttacattttacACCCGAAAAGCTGCATTAGAAGCTCAGAATGCTCTTCACAACATGAAAGTCCTCCCAGGG atgcatCATCCTATACAGATGAAACCTGCTGACAGTGAGAAGAACAATG TGGAAGACAGGAAGCTGTTTATTGGTATGATTTCCAAGAAGTGCACTGAAAATGACATCCGAGTCATGTTCTCTTCATTTGGGCAGATTGAAGAATGCCGGATATTGAGAGGACCTGATGGCCTGAGCCGAG GGTGTGCATTTGTGACTTTTACAACAAGAGCCATGGCACAGACGGCTATCAAGGCAATGCACCAAGCACAGACCATGGAG GGTTGCTCATCCCCCATGGTGGTAAAATTTGCTGATACCCAGAAGGACAAAGAACAGAAGAGAATGGCCCAGCAGCTCCAGCAGCAGATGCAGCAAATCAGTGCAGCGTCTGTGTGGGGGAACCTTGCTGGTCTAAATACTCTTGGACCCCAGTATTTAGCA CTCCTTCAGCAGACTGCCTCCTCTGGGAACCTCAACACCCTGAGCAGCCTCCACCCAATGGGAG GGTTAAATGCAATGCAGTTACAGAATTTGGCTGCACTAGCTGCAGCAGCTAGTGCAGCTCAGAACACACCAAGTGGTACCAATGCTCTCACTACATCCAGCAGTCCCCTCAGCGTACTCACCAGTTCAG CAGGGTCCTCACCAagctccagcagcagcagctctgtcAACCCCATTGCCTCCCTTGGAGCCCTGCAGACATTAGCTGGAGCAACAGCAGGCCTCAACGTCAGCTCTTTGGCAG GGATGGCCGCTTTAAATGGTGGCCTGGGCAGCAGTGGCCTTTCCAATGGCACTGGGAGCACCATGGAGGCTCTCACACAGGCCTACTCGGGGATCCAGCAATATGCTGCGGCGGCGCTCCCAACTCTGTACAACCAGAACCTGTTGACGCAGCAGAGCATTGGTGCTGCTGGAAGCCAGAAGGAAG GTCCCGAAGGAGCCAACCTGTTCATCTACCACCTGCCCCAGGAGTTTGGAGACCAGGATCTGCTGCAGATGTTTATGCCCTTTGGGAATGTCGTGTCTGCCAAGGTTTTTATAGACAAGCAGACAAACCTGAGCAAGTGTTTTG GTTTTGTAAGTTATGACAATCCTGTTTCTGCTCAAGCTGCCATCCAGTCCATGAACGGCTTTCAGATTGGCATGAAGCGGCTTAAAGTGCAGCTCAAACGTTCGAAGAATGACAGCAAGCCCTACTGA
- the CELF1 gene encoding CUGBP Elav-like family member 1 isoform X3 → MAAFKLDFLPEMMVDHCSLNSSPVSKKMNGTLDHPDQPDLDAIKMFVGQVPRTWSEKDLRELFEQYGAVYEINVLRDRSQNPPQSKGCCFVTFYTRKAALEAQNALHNMKVLPGMHHPIQMKPADSEKNNVEDRKLFIGMISKKCTENDIRVMFSSFGQIEECRILRGPDGLSRGCAFVTFTTRAMAQTAIKAMHQAQTMEGCSSPMVVKFADTQKDKEQKRMAQQLQQQMQQISAASVWGNLAGLNTLGPQYLALYLQLLQQTASSGNLNTLSSLHPMGGLNAMQLQNLAALAAAASAAQNTPSGTNALTTSSSPLSVLTSSAGSSPSSSSSSSVNPIASLGALQTLAGATAGLNVSSLAGMAALNGGLGSSGLSNGTGSTMEALTQAYSGIQQYAAAALPTLYNQNLLTQQSIGAAGSQKEGPEGANLFIYHLPQEFGDQDLLQMFMPFGNVVSAKVFIDKQTNLSKCFGFVSYDNPVSAQAAIQSMNGFQIGMKRLKVQLKRSKNDSKPY, encoded by the exons ATGGCTGCGTTTAAATTGGATTTCCTTCCAGAAATGATGGTGGATCATTGCTCTTTGAATTCCAGTCCTGT cTCAAAGAAAATGAACGGCACCCTGGACCACCCAGACCAACCAGATCTTGATGCTATCAAGATGTTTGTGGGCCAGGTTCCGAGGACCTGGTCTGAGAAGGACTTGAGGGAACTCTTTGAACAGTATGGTGCTGTGTATGAAATCAACGTCCTAAGGGATAGGAGCCAAAACCCTCCTCAGAGCAAAG GGTGctgttttgttacattttacACCCGAAAAGCTGCATTAGAAGCTCAGAATGCTCTTCACAACATGAAAGTCCTCCCAGGG atgcatCATCCTATACAGATGAAACCTGCTGACAGTGAGAAGAACAATG TGGAAGACAGGAAGCTGTTTATTGGTATGATTTCCAAGAAGTGCACTGAAAATGACATCCGAGTCATGTTCTCTTCATTTGGGCAGATTGAAGAATGCCGGATATTGAGAGGACCTGATGGCCTGAGCCGAG GGTGTGCATTTGTGACTTTTACAACAAGAGCCATGGCACAGACGGCTATCAAGGCAATGCACCAAGCACAGACCATGGAG GGTTGCTCATCCCCCATGGTGGTAAAATTTGCTGATACCCAGAAGGACAAAGAACAGAAGAGAATGGCCCAGCAGCTCCAGCAGCAGATGCAGCAAATCAGTGCAGCGTCTGTGTGGGGGAACCTTGCTGGTCTAAATACTCTTGGACCCCAGTATTTAGCA CTTTATTTGCAGCTCCTTCAGCAGACTGCCTCCTCTGGGAACCTCAACACCCTGAGCAGCCTCCACCCAATGGGAG GGTTAAATGCAATGCAGTTACAGAATTTGGCTGCACTAGCTGCAGCAGCTAGTGCAGCTCAGAACACACCAAGTGGTACCAATGCTCTCACTACATCCAGCAGTCCCCTCAGCGTACTCACCAGTTCAG CAGGGTCCTCACCAagctccagcagcagcagctctgtcAACCCCATTGCCTCCCTTGGAGCCCTGCAGACATTAGCTGGAGCAACAGCAGGCCTCAACGTCAGCTCTTTGGCAG GGATGGCCGCTTTAAATGGTGGCCTGGGCAGCAGTGGCCTTTCCAATGGCACTGGGAGCACCATGGAGGCTCTCACACAGGCCTACTCGGGGATCCAGCAATATGCTGCGGCGGCGCTCCCAACTCTGTACAACCAGAACCTGTTGACGCAGCAGAGCATTGGTGCTGCTGGAAGCCAGAAGGAAG GTCCCGAAGGAGCCAACCTGTTCATCTACCACCTGCCCCAGGAGTTTGGAGACCAGGATCTGCTGCAGATGTTTATGCCCTTTGGGAATGTCGTGTCTGCCAAGGTTTTTATAGACAAGCAGACAAACCTGAGCAAGTGTTTTG GTTTTGTAAGTTATGACAATCCTGTTTCTGCTCAAGCTGCCATCCAGTCCATGAACGGCTTTCAGATTGGCATGAAGCGGCTTAAAGTGCAGCTCAAACGTTCGAAGAATGACAGCAAGCCCTACTGA
- the CELF1 gene encoding CUGBP Elav-like family member 1 isoform X5 → MAAFKLDFLPEMMVDHCSLNSSPVSKKMNGTLDHPDQPDLDAIKMFVGQVPRTWSEKDLRELFEQYGAVYEINVLRDRSQNPPQSKGCCFVTFYTRKAALEAQNALHNMKVLPGMHHPIQMKPADSEKNNAVEDRKLFIGMISKKCTENDIRVMFSSFGQIEECRILRGPDGLSRGCAFVTFTTRAMAQTAIKAMHQAQTMEGCSSPMVVKFADTQKDKEQKRMAQQLQQQMQQISAASVWGNLAGLNTLGPQYLALLQQTASSGNLNTLSSLHPMGGLNAMQLQNLAALAAAASAAQNTPSGTNALTTSSSPLSVLTSSAGSSPSSSSSSSVNPIASLGALQTLAGATAGLNVSSLAGMAALNGGLGSSGLSNGTGSTMEALTQAYSGIQQYAAAALPTLYNQNLLTQQSIGAAGSQKEGPEGANLFIYHLPQEFGDQDLLQMFMPFGNVVSAKVFIDKQTNLSKCFGFVSYDNPVSAQAAIQSMNGFQIGMKRLKVQLKRSKNDSKPY, encoded by the exons ATGGCTGCGTTTAAATTGGATTTCCTTCCAGAAATGATGGTGGATCATTGCTCTTTGAATTCCAGTCCTGT cTCAAAGAAAATGAACGGCACCCTGGACCACCCAGACCAACCAGATCTTGATGCTATCAAGATGTTTGTGGGCCAGGTTCCGAGGACCTGGTCTGAGAAGGACTTGAGGGAACTCTTTGAACAGTATGGTGCTGTGTATGAAATCAACGTCCTAAGGGATAGGAGCCAAAACCCTCCTCAGAGCAAAG GGTGctgttttgttacattttacACCCGAAAAGCTGCATTAGAAGCTCAGAATGCTCTTCACAACATGAAAGTCCTCCCAGGG atgcatCATCCTATACAGATGAAACCTGCTGACAGTGAGAAGAACAATG CAGTGGAAGACAGGAAGCTGTTTATTGGTATGATTTCCAAGAAGTGCACTGAAAATGACATCCGAGTCATGTTCTCTTCATTTGGGCAGATTGAAGAATGCCGGATATTGAGAGGACCTGATGGCCTGAGCCGAG GGTGTGCATTTGTGACTTTTACAACAAGAGCCATGGCACAGACGGCTATCAAGGCAATGCACCAAGCACAGACCATGGAG GGTTGCTCATCCCCCATGGTGGTAAAATTTGCTGATACCCAGAAGGACAAAGAACAGAAGAGAATGGCCCAGCAGCTCCAGCAGCAGATGCAGCAAATCAGTGCAGCGTCTGTGTGGGGGAACCTTGCTGGTCTAAATACTCTTGGACCCCAGTATTTAGCA CTCCTTCAGCAGACTGCCTCCTCTGGGAACCTCAACACCCTGAGCAGCCTCCACCCAATGGGAG GGTTAAATGCAATGCAGTTACAGAATTTGGCTGCACTAGCTGCAGCAGCTAGTGCAGCTCAGAACACACCAAGTGGTACCAATGCTCTCACTACATCCAGCAGTCCCCTCAGCGTACTCACCAGTTCAG CAGGGTCCTCACCAagctccagcagcagcagctctgtcAACCCCATTGCCTCCCTTGGAGCCCTGCAGACATTAGCTGGAGCAACAGCAGGCCTCAACGTCAGCTCTTTGGCAG GGATGGCCGCTTTAAATGGTGGCCTGGGCAGCAGTGGCCTTTCCAATGGCACTGGGAGCACCATGGAGGCTCTCACACAGGCCTACTCGGGGATCCAGCAATATGCTGCGGCGGCGCTCCCAACTCTGTACAACCAGAACCTGTTGACGCAGCAGAGCATTGGTGCTGCTGGAAGCCAGAAGGAAG GTCCCGAAGGAGCCAACCTGTTCATCTACCACCTGCCCCAGGAGTTTGGAGACCAGGATCTGCTGCAGATGTTTATGCCCTTTGGGAATGTCGTGTCTGCCAAGGTTTTTATAGACAAGCAGACAAACCTGAGCAAGTGTTTTG GTTTTGTAAGTTATGACAATCCTGTTTCTGCTCAAGCTGCCATCCAGTCCATGAACGGCTTTCAGATTGGCATGAAGCGGCTTAAAGTGCAGCTCAAACGTTCGAAGAATGACAGCAAGCCCTACTGA
- the CELF1 gene encoding CUGBP Elav-like family member 1 isoform X1 → MAAFKLDFLPEMMVDHCSLNSSPVSKKMNGTLDHPDQPDLDAIKMFVGQVPRTWSEKDLRELFEQYGAVYEINVLRDRSQNPPQSKGCCFVTFYTRKAALEAQNALHNMKVLPGMHHPIQMKPADSEKNNAVEDRKLFIGMISKKCTENDIRVMFSSFGQIEECRILRGPDGLSRGCAFVTFTTRAMAQTAIKAMHQAQTMEGCSSPMVVKFADTQKDKEQKRMAQQLQQQMQQISAASVWGNLAGLNTLGPQYLALYLQLLQQTASSGNLNTLSSLHPMGGLNAMQLQNLAALAAAASAAQNTPSGTNALTTSSSPLSVLTSSAGSSPSSSSSSSVNPIASLGALQTLAGATAGLNVSSLAGMAALNGGLGSSGLSNGTGSTMEALTQAYSGIQQYAAAALPTLYNQNLLTQQSIGAAGSQKEGPEGANLFIYHLPQEFGDQDLLQMFMPFGNVVSAKVFIDKQTNLSKCFGFVSYDNPVSAQAAIQSMNGFQIGMKRLKVQLKRSKNDSKPY, encoded by the exons ATGGCTGCGTTTAAATTGGATTTCCTTCCAGAAATGATGGTGGATCATTGCTCTTTGAATTCCAGTCCTGT cTCAAAGAAAATGAACGGCACCCTGGACCACCCAGACCAACCAGATCTTGATGCTATCAAGATGTTTGTGGGCCAGGTTCCGAGGACCTGGTCTGAGAAGGACTTGAGGGAACTCTTTGAACAGTATGGTGCTGTGTATGAAATCAACGTCCTAAGGGATAGGAGCCAAAACCCTCCTCAGAGCAAAG GGTGctgttttgttacattttacACCCGAAAAGCTGCATTAGAAGCTCAGAATGCTCTTCACAACATGAAAGTCCTCCCAGGG atgcatCATCCTATACAGATGAAACCTGCTGACAGTGAGAAGAACAATG CAGTGGAAGACAGGAAGCTGTTTATTGGTATGATTTCCAAGAAGTGCACTGAAAATGACATCCGAGTCATGTTCTCTTCATTTGGGCAGATTGAAGAATGCCGGATATTGAGAGGACCTGATGGCCTGAGCCGAG GGTGTGCATTTGTGACTTTTACAACAAGAGCCATGGCACAGACGGCTATCAAGGCAATGCACCAAGCACAGACCATGGAG GGTTGCTCATCCCCCATGGTGGTAAAATTTGCTGATACCCAGAAGGACAAAGAACAGAAGAGAATGGCCCAGCAGCTCCAGCAGCAGATGCAGCAAATCAGTGCAGCGTCTGTGTGGGGGAACCTTGCTGGTCTAAATACTCTTGGACCCCAGTATTTAGCA CTTTATTTGCAGCTCCTTCAGCAGACTGCCTCCTCTGGGAACCTCAACACCCTGAGCAGCCTCCACCCAATGGGAG GGTTAAATGCAATGCAGTTACAGAATTTGGCTGCACTAGCTGCAGCAGCTAGTGCAGCTCAGAACACACCAAGTGGTACCAATGCTCTCACTACATCCAGCAGTCCCCTCAGCGTACTCACCAGTTCAG CAGGGTCCTCACCAagctccagcagcagcagctctgtcAACCCCATTGCCTCCCTTGGAGCCCTGCAGACATTAGCTGGAGCAACAGCAGGCCTCAACGTCAGCTCTTTGGCAG GGATGGCCGCTTTAAATGGTGGCCTGGGCAGCAGTGGCCTTTCCAATGGCACTGGGAGCACCATGGAGGCTCTCACACAGGCCTACTCGGGGATCCAGCAATATGCTGCGGCGGCGCTCCCAACTCTGTACAACCAGAACCTGTTGACGCAGCAGAGCATTGGTGCTGCTGGAAGCCAGAAGGAAG GTCCCGAAGGAGCCAACCTGTTCATCTACCACCTGCCCCAGGAGTTTGGAGACCAGGATCTGCTGCAGATGTTTATGCCCTTTGGGAATGTCGTGTCTGCCAAGGTTTTTATAGACAAGCAGACAAACCTGAGCAAGTGTTTTG GTTTTGTAAGTTATGACAATCCTGTTTCTGCTCAAGCTGCCATCCAGTCCATGAACGGCTTTCAGATTGGCATGAAGCGGCTTAAAGTGCAGCTCAAACGTTCGAAGAATGACAGCAAGCCCTACTGA
- the CELF1 gene encoding CUGBP Elav-like family member 1 isoform X4, which produces MAAFKLDFLPEMMVDHCSLNSSPVSKKMNGTLDHPDQPDLDAIKMFVGQVPRTWSEKDLRELFEQYGAVYEINVLRDRSQNPPQSKGCCFVTFYTRKAALEAQNALHNMKVLPGMHHPIQMKPADSEKNNVEDRKLFIGMISKKCTENDIRVMFSSFGQIEECRILRGPDGLSRGCAFVTFTTRAMAQTAIKAMHQAQTMEGCSSPMVVKFADTQKDKEQKRMAQQLQQQMQQISAASVWGNLAGLNTLGPQYLALYLQLLQQTASSGNLNTLSSLHPMGGLNAMQLQNLAALAAAASAAQNTPSGTNALTTSSSPLSVLTSSGSSPSSSSSSSVNPIASLGALQTLAGATAGLNVSSLAGMAALNGGLGSSGLSNGTGSTMEALTQAYSGIQQYAAAALPTLYNQNLLTQQSIGAAGSQKEGPEGANLFIYHLPQEFGDQDLLQMFMPFGNVVSAKVFIDKQTNLSKCFGFVSYDNPVSAQAAIQSMNGFQIGMKRLKVQLKRSKNDSKPY; this is translated from the exons ATGGCTGCGTTTAAATTGGATTTCCTTCCAGAAATGATGGTGGATCATTGCTCTTTGAATTCCAGTCCTGT cTCAAAGAAAATGAACGGCACCCTGGACCACCCAGACCAACCAGATCTTGATGCTATCAAGATGTTTGTGGGCCAGGTTCCGAGGACCTGGTCTGAGAAGGACTTGAGGGAACTCTTTGAACAGTATGGTGCTGTGTATGAAATCAACGTCCTAAGGGATAGGAGCCAAAACCCTCCTCAGAGCAAAG GGTGctgttttgttacattttacACCCGAAAAGCTGCATTAGAAGCTCAGAATGCTCTTCACAACATGAAAGTCCTCCCAGGG atgcatCATCCTATACAGATGAAACCTGCTGACAGTGAGAAGAACAATG TGGAAGACAGGAAGCTGTTTATTGGTATGATTTCCAAGAAGTGCACTGAAAATGACATCCGAGTCATGTTCTCTTCATTTGGGCAGATTGAAGAATGCCGGATATTGAGAGGACCTGATGGCCTGAGCCGAG GGTGTGCATTTGTGACTTTTACAACAAGAGCCATGGCACAGACGGCTATCAAGGCAATGCACCAAGCACAGACCATGGAG GGTTGCTCATCCCCCATGGTGGTAAAATTTGCTGATACCCAGAAGGACAAAGAACAGAAGAGAATGGCCCAGCAGCTCCAGCAGCAGATGCAGCAAATCAGTGCAGCGTCTGTGTGGGGGAACCTTGCTGGTCTAAATACTCTTGGACCCCAGTATTTAGCA CTTTATTTGCAGCTCCTTCAGCAGACTGCCTCCTCTGGGAACCTCAACACCCTGAGCAGCCTCCACCCAATGGGAG GGTTAAATGCAATGCAGTTACAGAATTTGGCTGCACTAGCTGCAGCAGCTAGTGCAGCTCAGAACACACCAAGTGGTACCAATGCTCTCACTACATCCAGCAGTCCCCTCAGCGTACTCACCAGTTCAG GGTCCTCACCAagctccagcagcagcagctctgtcAACCCCATTGCCTCCCTTGGAGCCCTGCAGACATTAGCTGGAGCAACAGCAGGCCTCAACGTCAGCTCTTTGGCAG GGATGGCCGCTTTAAATGGTGGCCTGGGCAGCAGTGGCCTTTCCAATGGCACTGGGAGCACCATGGAGGCTCTCACACAGGCCTACTCGGGGATCCAGCAATATGCTGCGGCGGCGCTCCCAACTCTGTACAACCAGAACCTGTTGACGCAGCAGAGCATTGGTGCTGCTGGAAGCCAGAAGGAAG GTCCCGAAGGAGCCAACCTGTTCATCTACCACCTGCCCCAGGAGTTTGGAGACCAGGATCTGCTGCAGATGTTTATGCCCTTTGGGAATGTCGTGTCTGCCAAGGTTTTTATAGACAAGCAGACAAACCTGAGCAAGTGTTTTG GTTTTGTAAGTTATGACAATCCTGTTTCTGCTCAAGCTGCCATCCAGTCCATGAACGGCTTTCAGATTGGCATGAAGCGGCTTAAAGTGCAGCTCAAACGTTCGAAGAATGACAGCAAGCCCTACTGA
- the CELF1 gene encoding CUGBP Elav-like family member 1 isoform X8, with translation MAAFKLDFLPEMMVDHCSLNSSPVSKKMNGTLDHPDQPDLDAIKMFVGQVPRTWSEKDLRELFEQYGAVYEINVLRDRSQNPPQSKGCCFVTFYTRKAALEAQNALHNMKVLPGMHHPIQMKPADSEKNNVEDRKLFIGMISKKCTENDIRVMFSSFGQIEECRILRGPDGLSRGCAFVTFTTRAMAQTAIKAMHQAQTMEGCSSPMVVKFADTQKDKEQKRMAQQLQQQMQQISAASVWGNLAGLNTLGPQYLALLQQTASSGNLNTLSSLHPMGGLNAMQLQNLAALAAAASAAQNTPSGTNALTTSSSPLSVLTSSGSSPSSSSSSSVNPIASLGALQTLAGATAGLNVSSLAGMAALNGGLGSSGLSNGTGSTMEALTQAYSGIQQYAAAALPTLYNQNLLTQQSIGAAGSQKEGPEGANLFIYHLPQEFGDQDLLQMFMPFGNVVSAKVFIDKQTNLSKCFGFVSYDNPVSAQAAIQSMNGFQIGMKRLKVQLKRSKNDSKPY, from the exons ATGGCTGCGTTTAAATTGGATTTCCTTCCAGAAATGATGGTGGATCATTGCTCTTTGAATTCCAGTCCTGT cTCAAAGAAAATGAACGGCACCCTGGACCACCCAGACCAACCAGATCTTGATGCTATCAAGATGTTTGTGGGCCAGGTTCCGAGGACCTGGTCTGAGAAGGACTTGAGGGAACTCTTTGAACAGTATGGTGCTGTGTATGAAATCAACGTCCTAAGGGATAGGAGCCAAAACCCTCCTCAGAGCAAAG GGTGctgttttgttacattttacACCCGAAAAGCTGCATTAGAAGCTCAGAATGCTCTTCACAACATGAAAGTCCTCCCAGGG atgcatCATCCTATACAGATGAAACCTGCTGACAGTGAGAAGAACAATG TGGAAGACAGGAAGCTGTTTATTGGTATGATTTCCAAGAAGTGCACTGAAAATGACATCCGAGTCATGTTCTCTTCATTTGGGCAGATTGAAGAATGCCGGATATTGAGAGGACCTGATGGCCTGAGCCGAG GGTGTGCATTTGTGACTTTTACAACAAGAGCCATGGCACAGACGGCTATCAAGGCAATGCACCAAGCACAGACCATGGAG GGTTGCTCATCCCCCATGGTGGTAAAATTTGCTGATACCCAGAAGGACAAAGAACAGAAGAGAATGGCCCAGCAGCTCCAGCAGCAGATGCAGCAAATCAGTGCAGCGTCTGTGTGGGGGAACCTTGCTGGTCTAAATACTCTTGGACCCCAGTATTTAGCA CTCCTTCAGCAGACTGCCTCCTCTGGGAACCTCAACACCCTGAGCAGCCTCCACCCAATGGGAG GGTTAAATGCAATGCAGTTACAGAATTTGGCTGCACTAGCTGCAGCAGCTAGTGCAGCTCAGAACACACCAAGTGGTACCAATGCTCTCACTACATCCAGCAGTCCCCTCAGCGTACTCACCAGTTCAG GGTCCTCACCAagctccagcagcagcagctctgtcAACCCCATTGCCTCCCTTGGAGCCCTGCAGACATTAGCTGGAGCAACAGCAGGCCTCAACGTCAGCTCTTTGGCAG GGATGGCCGCTTTAAATGGTGGCCTGGGCAGCAGTGGCCTTTCCAATGGCACTGGGAGCACCATGGAGGCTCTCACACAGGCCTACTCGGGGATCCAGCAATATGCTGCGGCGGCGCTCCCAACTCTGTACAACCAGAACCTGTTGACGCAGCAGAGCATTGGTGCTGCTGGAAGCCAGAAGGAAG GTCCCGAAGGAGCCAACCTGTTCATCTACCACCTGCCCCAGGAGTTTGGAGACCAGGATCTGCTGCAGATGTTTATGCCCTTTGGGAATGTCGTGTCTGCCAAGGTTTTTATAGACAAGCAGACAAACCTGAGCAAGTGTTTTG GTTTTGTAAGTTATGACAATCCTGTTTCTGCTCAAGCTGCCATCCAGTCCATGAACGGCTTTCAGATTGGCATGAAGCGGCTTAAAGTGCAGCTCAAACGTTCGAAGAATGACAGCAAGCCCTACTGA
- the CELF1 gene encoding CUGBP Elav-like family member 1 isoform X6: MAAFKLDFLPEMMVDHCSLNSSPVSKKMNGTLDHPDQPDLDAIKMFVGQVPRTWSEKDLRELFEQYGAVYEINVLRDRSQNPPQSKGCCFVTFYTRKAALEAQNALHNMKVLPGMHHPIQMKPADSEKNNAVEDRKLFIGMISKKCTENDIRVMFSSFGQIEECRILRGPDGLSRGCAFVTFTTRAMAQTAIKAMHQAQTMEGCSSPMVVKFADTQKDKEQKRMAQQLQQQMQQISAASVWGNLAGLNTLGPQYLALLQQTASSGNLNTLSSLHPMGGLNAMQLQNLAALAAAASAAQNTPSGTNALTTSSSPLSVLTSSGSSPSSSSSSSVNPIASLGALQTLAGATAGLNVSSLAGMAALNGGLGSSGLSNGTGSTMEALTQAYSGIQQYAAAALPTLYNQNLLTQQSIGAAGSQKEGPEGANLFIYHLPQEFGDQDLLQMFMPFGNVVSAKVFIDKQTNLSKCFGFVSYDNPVSAQAAIQSMNGFQIGMKRLKVQLKRSKNDSKPY; this comes from the exons ATGGCTGCGTTTAAATTGGATTTCCTTCCAGAAATGATGGTGGATCATTGCTCTTTGAATTCCAGTCCTGT cTCAAAGAAAATGAACGGCACCCTGGACCACCCAGACCAACCAGATCTTGATGCTATCAAGATGTTTGTGGGCCAGGTTCCGAGGACCTGGTCTGAGAAGGACTTGAGGGAACTCTTTGAACAGTATGGTGCTGTGTATGAAATCAACGTCCTAAGGGATAGGAGCCAAAACCCTCCTCAGAGCAAAG GGTGctgttttgttacattttacACCCGAAAAGCTGCATTAGAAGCTCAGAATGCTCTTCACAACATGAAAGTCCTCCCAGGG atgcatCATCCTATACAGATGAAACCTGCTGACAGTGAGAAGAACAATG CAGTGGAAGACAGGAAGCTGTTTATTGGTATGATTTCCAAGAAGTGCACTGAAAATGACATCCGAGTCATGTTCTCTTCATTTGGGCAGATTGAAGAATGCCGGATATTGAGAGGACCTGATGGCCTGAGCCGAG GGTGTGCATTTGTGACTTTTACAACAAGAGCCATGGCACAGACGGCTATCAAGGCAATGCACCAAGCACAGACCATGGAG GGTTGCTCATCCCCCATGGTGGTAAAATTTGCTGATACCCAGAAGGACAAAGAACAGAAGAGAATGGCCCAGCAGCTCCAGCAGCAGATGCAGCAAATCAGTGCAGCGTCTGTGTGGGGGAACCTTGCTGGTCTAAATACTCTTGGACCCCAGTATTTAGCA CTCCTTCAGCAGACTGCCTCCTCTGGGAACCTCAACACCCTGAGCAGCCTCCACCCAATGGGAG GGTTAAATGCAATGCAGTTACAGAATTTGGCTGCACTAGCTGCAGCAGCTAGTGCAGCTCAGAACACACCAAGTGGTACCAATGCTCTCACTACATCCAGCAGTCCCCTCAGCGTACTCACCAGTTCAG GGTCCTCACCAagctccagcagcagcagctctgtcAACCCCATTGCCTCCCTTGGAGCCCTGCAGACATTAGCTGGAGCAACAGCAGGCCTCAACGTCAGCTCTTTGGCAG GGATGGCCGCTTTAAATGGTGGCCTGGGCAGCAGTGGCCTTTCCAATGGCACTGGGAGCACCATGGAGGCTCTCACACAGGCCTACTCGGGGATCCAGCAATATGCTGCGGCGGCGCTCCCAACTCTGTACAACCAGAACCTGTTGACGCAGCAGAGCATTGGTGCTGCTGGAAGCCAGAAGGAAG GTCCCGAAGGAGCCAACCTGTTCATCTACCACCTGCCCCAGGAGTTTGGAGACCAGGATCTGCTGCAGATGTTTATGCCCTTTGGGAATGTCGTGTCTGCCAAGGTTTTTATAGACAAGCAGACAAACCTGAGCAAGTGTTTTG GTTTTGTAAGTTATGACAATCCTGTTTCTGCTCAAGCTGCCATCCAGTCCATGAACGGCTTTCAGATTGGCATGAAGCGGCTTAAAGTGCAGCTCAAACGTTCGAAGAATGACAGCAAGCCCTACTGA